The Hevea brasiliensis isolate MT/VB/25A 57/8 chromosome 1, ASM3005281v1, whole genome shotgun sequence genome has a window encoding:
- the LOC110641462 gene encoding indole-3-acetaldehyde oxidase isoform X1 — protein MAAESLLFLQESEIRRKGQKKSNPFLLLTSIRRRHLLRKTKKGCSTSQNQCICFGNTSADEGDELIAGFGFGWIFPETHNEMEEESEMAKKGHLVFAANGQRFELFTVDPSMTLLEFLRTQTPFKSVKLGCGEGGCGACTVLLSKHDPLLDQVEDFTASSCLTLLCSINGCSITTSEGLGNSKVGFHSIHKRFSGFHASQCGFCTPGMCMSLFGALVNAEKTDRPEPSPGYSKLTVLEAEKAIAGNLCRCTGYRPIADACKSFASDVDMEDLGFNSFWKKGERHEVNISGLPLYNRNHEICTFPAFLKREVKASMLIDSKRCSWNQPSSFQELQGLLKSYDANNGVRMKLVVGNTGMGYYKEVEHYDRYIDLRYIPELSMIRGDHTGIEIGASVTISKAIEALREESKGEFISASKLVFKKIADHMEKVAAKFIRNIGSIGGNLVMAQGKHFPSDIATILLAAGSFVHIINGVIHEKLTLEEFLERPPLDSKSVLISVRIPNCGSIKDVYPEGDSKLFFETYRAAPRPLGNALPYLNAAFLAEVSCSKSSNGIMMNSCQLAFGAFGTKHAIRARKVEEFLTGNWLTNAVLCEAIKLVKATVVPDDGTSDPAYRSSLAVGFLFDFLGQLVDSSSNGWLKGYSGISMLEDVISKEKYDNLDHVKYPTLLSSSKQVIELNKEYHPIGEPITKSGSALQASGEAVYVDDIPSPGNCLYGSFIYSTKPFARIKGIGFNSKSLPDGVTALVSFKDIPKGGQNIGLLLSFGPERLFADELTQYAGEPVAFVLADSQKHADVGAKLAVVDYDLENLESPILTVEEAVERSSLFEIPPVICPKQVGDFSKGIAEADHKILSAKIKLGSQYYFYMENQTALAVPDEDNCMVVYSSIQCPEYAQAAIAKCLGVPEHNVRVLTRRVGGGFGGKVTKSMPVATACALAAHKYQRPVRISMNRKTDMIMAGGRHPMKITYSVGFKSNGKITALYLDILIDAGISLDISPMMPKAVVGALKKYNWGALSFDIKLCKTNLSSKSAMRGPGDLQGSYIAEAIIEQVASFLSVDADSVRAINFHTYDSLKLFYDVSAGDPLEYTLTSIWDKLATSACFNQRTQMIKEFNRYNIWKKRGISRIPCVYDVSMRPTPGKVSILHDGSIVVEVGGIELGQGLWTKVKQMAAFALSSIKYDGDADFLDKIRVIQADTLSLIQGGITAGSTTSESSCEAVRLCCEVLVERLMPLKERLQMQTDSIRWEMLIQKAYLEAVNLSVNSFFIPDFASKQYLNYGAAVSEVEVDLLTGQTTILRSDILYDCGQSLNPAVDLGQIEGAFVQGIGFFMLEEYTTNSDGLVDTEGTWTYKIPTIDTIPKQLNVALLHSGRNPKRVLSSKASGEPPLLLAASVHCATKAAISEARKQLHSWGCLDGSHLTFQVGVPATMPIVKELCGLDVVERYLQCKVGRN, from the exons GTGGTTGTGGTGCTTGTACTGTTCTGCTCTCCAAGCATGATCCATTGCTTGACCAAGTTGAGGATTTTACAGCGAGTTCATGTCTCACACTACTTTGCAGTATAAATGGATGTTCAATTACAACATCTGAAGGCCTGGGTAATAGCAAAGTTGGGTTCCATTCAATTCACAAAAGGTTCTCTGGATTCCATGCTTCTCAATGTGGCTTTTGTACTCCTGGAATGTGCATGTCCCTCTTTGGGGCCCTTGTTAATGCTGAAAAGACTGATCGACCTGAACCCTCTCCAGGATATTCCAAGCTGACAGTCCTTGAAGCTGAAAAAGCTATCGCAGGAAATCTTTGTCGCTGTACTGGATATCGACCCATTGCTGATGCATGCAAAAGTTTTGCATCTGATGTCGATATGGAGGATTTGGGATTTAATTCTTTCTGGAAAAAGGGAGAGAGACATGAAGTAAATATAAGTGGATTACCTTTGTACAATCGTAATCATGAGATTTGCACTTTCCCTGCATTTTTGAAAAGGGAAGTCAAAGCTTCCATGCTTATAGATTCTAAAAGATGTTCTTGGAACCAACCTTCTAGTTTTCAGGAGCTTCAGGGCTTATTAAAAAGCTATGATGCCAACAATGGAGTCCGGATGAAACTGGTGGTTGGTAACACGGGCATGGGTTATTATAAGGAAGTAGAACACTATGATAGATACATTGATCTCAGGTATATTCCTGAACTCTCAATGATTAGGGGGGACCACACTGGGATTGAAATTGGGGCATCTGTGACTATTTCTAAGGCTATTGAAGCTTTGAGGGAAGAAAGTAAAGGTGAATTTATCTCTGCAAGTAAGCTGGTGTTCAAAAAAATTGCAGACCATATGGAGAAAGTTGCTGCCAAATTTATCAGAAATATAGGCAGTATTGGGGGAAATTTGGTGATGGCACAAGGAAAACATTTCCCTTCAGATATTGCCACAATACTTCTTGCGGCCGGTTCATTTGTTCATATAATAAATGGTGTCATTCATGAAAAGCTTACCTTGGAGGAGTTTTTAGAAAGGCCTCCCTTGGATTCCAAAAGTGTACTCATAAGTGTTAGAATCCCAAATTGTGGATCCATTAAGGATGTATATCCTGAAGGAGATAGTAAGCTGTTTTTTGAAACCTACCGAGCTGCACCGCGGCCCCTTGGAAACGCTTTGCCTTATCTGAATGCTGCTTTCTTGGCTGAAGTTTCCTGCTCAAAATCATCTAATGGAATTATGATGAATAGCTGTCAGTTGGCATTTGGTGCTTTTGGAACTAAACATGCTATTAGAGCTAGGAAAGTTGAGGAATTTTTAACAGGAAATTGGTTAACCAATGCTGTTCTCTGTGAAGCTATTAAATTAGTTAAAGCTACTGTTGTACCTGACGATGGAACTTCAGATCCTGCATATAGGTCAAGCTTGGCTGTTGGTTTTCTTTTTGATTTTCTTGGTCAGTTAGTAGATAGCAGTTCTAATGGTTGGTTGAAGGGATATAGTGGTATTTCAATGTTGGAGGATGTCATATCAAAGGAGAAGTATGACAATCTGGATCATGTTAAATACCCCACTTTGCTGTCATCATCCAAACAGGTGATCGAATTAAACAAAGAGTATCATCCCATTGGTGAGCCAATTACCAAATCTGGATCTGCCCTTCAAGCTTCGG GTGAGGCtgtttatgtggatgacattccatCCCCTGGAAATTGTCTGTATGGATCATTCATTTATAGCACAAAGCCTTTTGCTAGGATAAAGGGTATAGGATTTAATTCTAAATCACTCCCAGATGGAGTAACTGCACTTGTTTCTTTCAAGGACATTCCAAAAGGTGGGCAGAACATTGGTTTATTGTTATCTTTTGGTCCTGAAAGATTGTTTGCTGATGAGCTTACTCAGTATGCTGGAGAACCAGTTGCATTTGTG CTTGCAGATTCACAGAAACACGCAGATGTAGGAGCAAAGCTTGCAGTGGTAGATTATGACCTGGAAAATCTAGAGTCTCCCATTTTAACTGTAGAAGAGGCTGTCGAGAGGTCTAGCCTTTTTGAGATACCGCCTGTGATCTGTCCCAAACAAGTTGGTGATTTCTCTAAGGGAATTGCTGAAGCTGATCACAAGATTCTCTCTGCTAAG ATAAAACTCGGGTCACAATATTATTTCTATATGGAGAATCAGACTGCTCTTGCTGTTCCTGATGAAGACAACTGCATGGTGGTTTACAGTTCAATTCAATGTCCTGAGTATGCACAGGCTGCGATTGCAAAATGTCTTGGTGTTCCTGAACACAACGTGCGTGTGCTTACAAGAAGGGTTGGAGGAGGTTTTGGTGGAAAGGTCACGAAATCCATGCCC GTTGCTACAGCATGTGCACTTGCAGCACACAAGTATCAGCGCCCGGTTAGGATATCTATGAACCGCAAGACTGATATGATAATGGCAGGAGGAAGGCATCCTATGAAAATAACTTACAGTGTAGGATTCAAATCTAATGGGAAAATTACTGCCTTGTATCTTGATATATTAATTGATGCTGGCATATCTCTAGACATAAGTCCTATGATGCCAAAAGCAGTTGTGGGTGCACTTAAAAAGTATAATTGGGGTGCTTTATCTTTTGATATAAAGTTATGTAAAACAAACCTTTCAAGCAAATCAGCAATGCGGGGCCCTGGAGACCTGCAAGGGTCATATATTGCAGAAGCCATAATTGAACAAGTAGCATCTTTTCTTTCTGTTGATGCCGATTCTGTGAGGGCCATAAATTTTCACACATATGATAGCCTTAAATTATTCTATGATGTCAGTGCAGGTGATCCTCTAGAATATACTTTAACTTCAATATGGGATAAGTTAGCCACATCTGCATGCTTTAACCAAAGGActcaaatgataaaagagtttaaTAGGTATAATATTTGGAAGAAAAGAGGTATATCTCGAATACCTTGTGTGTATGATGTGTCAATGAGGCCAACTCCTGGAAAAGTAAGCATTCTACATGATGGGTCTATTGTTGTTGAAGTTGGAGGAATAGAGCTGGGTCAGGGGCTTTGGACAAAGGTAAAACAAATGGCTGCATTTGCTCTCAGTTCAATCAAATATGATGGAGATGCAGACTTCTTGGATAAAATACGAGTCATACAAGCTGATACTTTGAGTTTAATTCAAGGAGGGATCACTGCTGGGAGCACTACATCTGAGTCGAGCTGTGAAGCAGTCAGACTTTGCTGTGAAGTACTGGTTGAGAGACTGATGCCTCTAAAGGAAAGGTTGCAGATGCAAACAGATTCAATAAGATGGGAGATGCTTATTCAAAAG GCATATTTGGAAGCTGTGAACTTATCAGTGAATTCTTTCTTCATTCCTGACTTTGCTTCAAAACAATACTTAAACTATGGTGCTGCAGTGAGCGAG GTGGAAGTAGACCTTCTGACAGGGCAAACAACAATTTTGAGATCAGATATTTTATATGATTGTGGGCAATCTCTCAACCCTGCTGTGGATTTAGGACAG ATTGAAGGAGCTTTTGTCCAAGGAATTGGGTTTTTCATGCTCGAAGAATACACAACAAACTCAGATGGATTGGTAGACACAGAAGGCACATGGACGTACAAGATCCCTACAATTGACACCATACCAAAGCAGCTCAATGTTGCATTACTTCACAGTGGACGTAACCCAAAACGTGTTCTCTCTTCCAAAG CTTCTGGTGAGCCACCATTACTCCTAGCAGCCTCAGTCCACTGTGCTACAAAAGCTGCTATTAGTGAAGCACGAAAACAGCTTCATTCATGGGGTTGCTTAGATGGCTCTCATTTAACATTCCAGGTGGGGGTTCCTGCCACCATGCCTATTGTGAAGGAGCTCTGTGGGCTGGACGTTGTAGAGAGGTACCTGCAGTGTAAAGTGGGCAGAAATTGA
- the LOC110641462 gene encoding indole-3-acetaldehyde oxidase isoform X5, translating into MEEESEMAKKGHLVFAANGQRFELFTVDPSMTLLEFLRTQTPFKSVKLGCGEGGCGACTVLLSKHDPLLDQVEDFTASSCLTLLCSINGCSITTSEGLGNSKVGFHSIHKRFSGFHASQCGFCTPGMCMSLFGALVNAEKTDRPEPSPGYSKLTVLEAEKAIAGNLCRCTGYRPIADACKSFASDVDMEDLGFNSFWKKGERHEVNISGLPLYNRNHEICTFPAFLKREVKASMLIDSKRCSWNQPSSFQELQGLLKSYDANNGVRMKLVVGNTGMGYYKEVEHYDRYIDLRYIPELSMIRGDHTGIEIGASVTISKAIEALREESKGEFISASKLVFKKIADHMEKVAAKFIRNIGSIGGNLVMAQGKHFPSDIATILLAAGSFVHIINGVIHEKLTLEEFLERPPLDSKSVLISVRIPNCGSIKDVYPEGDSKLFFETYRAAPRPLGNALPYLNAAFLAEVSCSKSSNGIMMNSCQLAFGAFGTKHAIRARKVEEFLTGNWLTNAVLCEAIKLVKATVVPDDGTSDPAYRSSLAVGFLFDFLGQLVDSSSNGWLKGYSGISMLEDVISKEKYDNLDHVKYPTLLSSSKQVIELNKEYHPIGEPITKSGSALQASGEAVYVDDIPSPGNCLYGSFIYSTKPFARIKGIGFNSKSLPDGVTALVSFKDIPKGGQNIGLLLSFGPERLFADELTQYAGEPVAFVLADSQKHADVGAKLAVVDYDLENLESPILTVEEAVERSSLFEIPPVICPKQVGDFSKGIAEADHKILSAKIKLGSQYYFYMENQTALAVPDEDNCMVVYSSIQCPEYAQAAIAKCLGVPEHNVRVLTRRVGGGFGGKVTKSMPVATACALAAHKYQRPVRISMNRKTDMIMAGGRHPMKITYSVGFKSNGKITALYLDILIDAGISLDISPMMPKAVVGALKKYNWGALSFDIKLCKTNLSSKSAMRGPGDLQGSYIAEAIIEQVASFLSVDADSVRAINFHTYDSLKLFYDVSAGDPLEYTLTSIWDKLATSACFNQRTQMIKEFNRYNIWKKRGISRIPCVYDVSMRPTPGKVSILHDGSIVVEVGGIELGQGLWTKVKQMAAFALSSIKYDGDADFLDKIRVIQADTLSLIQGGITAGSTTSESSCEAVRLCCEVLVERLMPLKERLQMQTDSIRWEMLIQKAYLEAVNLSVNSFFIPDFASKQYLNYGAAVSEVEVDLLTGQTTILRSDILYDCGQSLNPAVDLGQIEGAFVQGIGFFMLEEYTTNSDGLVDTEGTWTYKIPTIDTIPKQLNVALLHSGRNPKRVLSSKASGEPPLLLAASVHCATKAAISEARKQLHSWGCLDGSHLTFQVGVPATMPIVKELCGLDVVERYLQCKVGRN; encoded by the exons GTGGTTGTGGTGCTTGTACTGTTCTGCTCTCCAAGCATGATCCATTGCTTGACCAAGTTGAGGATTTTACAGCGAGTTCATGTCTCACACTACTTTGCAGTATAAATGGATGTTCAATTACAACATCTGAAGGCCTGGGTAATAGCAAAGTTGGGTTCCATTCAATTCACAAAAGGTTCTCTGGATTCCATGCTTCTCAATGTGGCTTTTGTACTCCTGGAATGTGCATGTCCCTCTTTGGGGCCCTTGTTAATGCTGAAAAGACTGATCGACCTGAACCCTCTCCAGGATATTCCAAGCTGACAGTCCTTGAAGCTGAAAAAGCTATCGCAGGAAATCTTTGTCGCTGTACTGGATATCGACCCATTGCTGATGCATGCAAAAGTTTTGCATCTGATGTCGATATGGAGGATTTGGGATTTAATTCTTTCTGGAAAAAGGGAGAGAGACATGAAGTAAATATAAGTGGATTACCTTTGTACAATCGTAATCATGAGATTTGCACTTTCCCTGCATTTTTGAAAAGGGAAGTCAAAGCTTCCATGCTTATAGATTCTAAAAGATGTTCTTGGAACCAACCTTCTAGTTTTCAGGAGCTTCAGGGCTTATTAAAAAGCTATGATGCCAACAATGGAGTCCGGATGAAACTGGTGGTTGGTAACACGGGCATGGGTTATTATAAGGAAGTAGAACACTATGATAGATACATTGATCTCAGGTATATTCCTGAACTCTCAATGATTAGGGGGGACCACACTGGGATTGAAATTGGGGCATCTGTGACTATTTCTAAGGCTATTGAAGCTTTGAGGGAAGAAAGTAAAGGTGAATTTATCTCTGCAAGTAAGCTGGTGTTCAAAAAAATTGCAGACCATATGGAGAAAGTTGCTGCCAAATTTATCAGAAATATAGGCAGTATTGGGGGAAATTTGGTGATGGCACAAGGAAAACATTTCCCTTCAGATATTGCCACAATACTTCTTGCGGCCGGTTCATTTGTTCATATAATAAATGGTGTCATTCATGAAAAGCTTACCTTGGAGGAGTTTTTAGAAAGGCCTCCCTTGGATTCCAAAAGTGTACTCATAAGTGTTAGAATCCCAAATTGTGGATCCATTAAGGATGTATATCCTGAAGGAGATAGTAAGCTGTTTTTTGAAACCTACCGAGCTGCACCGCGGCCCCTTGGAAACGCTTTGCCTTATCTGAATGCTGCTTTCTTGGCTGAAGTTTCCTGCTCAAAATCATCTAATGGAATTATGATGAATAGCTGTCAGTTGGCATTTGGTGCTTTTGGAACTAAACATGCTATTAGAGCTAGGAAAGTTGAGGAATTTTTAACAGGAAATTGGTTAACCAATGCTGTTCTCTGTGAAGCTATTAAATTAGTTAAAGCTACTGTTGTACCTGACGATGGAACTTCAGATCCTGCATATAGGTCAAGCTTGGCTGTTGGTTTTCTTTTTGATTTTCTTGGTCAGTTAGTAGATAGCAGTTCTAATGGTTGGTTGAAGGGATATAGTGGTATTTCAATGTTGGAGGATGTCATATCAAAGGAGAAGTATGACAATCTGGATCATGTTAAATACCCCACTTTGCTGTCATCATCCAAACAGGTGATCGAATTAAACAAAGAGTATCATCCCATTGGTGAGCCAATTACCAAATCTGGATCTGCCCTTCAAGCTTCGG GTGAGGCtgtttatgtggatgacattccatCCCCTGGAAATTGTCTGTATGGATCATTCATTTATAGCACAAAGCCTTTTGCTAGGATAAAGGGTATAGGATTTAATTCTAAATCACTCCCAGATGGAGTAACTGCACTTGTTTCTTTCAAGGACATTCCAAAAGGTGGGCAGAACATTGGTTTATTGTTATCTTTTGGTCCTGAAAGATTGTTTGCTGATGAGCTTACTCAGTATGCTGGAGAACCAGTTGCATTTGTG CTTGCAGATTCACAGAAACACGCAGATGTAGGAGCAAAGCTTGCAGTGGTAGATTATGACCTGGAAAATCTAGAGTCTCCCATTTTAACTGTAGAAGAGGCTGTCGAGAGGTCTAGCCTTTTTGAGATACCGCCTGTGATCTGTCCCAAACAAGTTGGTGATTTCTCTAAGGGAATTGCTGAAGCTGATCACAAGATTCTCTCTGCTAAG ATAAAACTCGGGTCACAATATTATTTCTATATGGAGAATCAGACTGCTCTTGCTGTTCCTGATGAAGACAACTGCATGGTGGTTTACAGTTCAATTCAATGTCCTGAGTATGCACAGGCTGCGATTGCAAAATGTCTTGGTGTTCCTGAACACAACGTGCGTGTGCTTACAAGAAGGGTTGGAGGAGGTTTTGGTGGAAAGGTCACGAAATCCATGCCC GTTGCTACAGCATGTGCACTTGCAGCACACAAGTATCAGCGCCCGGTTAGGATATCTATGAACCGCAAGACTGATATGATAATGGCAGGAGGAAGGCATCCTATGAAAATAACTTACAGTGTAGGATTCAAATCTAATGGGAAAATTACTGCCTTGTATCTTGATATATTAATTGATGCTGGCATATCTCTAGACATAAGTCCTATGATGCCAAAAGCAGTTGTGGGTGCACTTAAAAAGTATAATTGGGGTGCTTTATCTTTTGATATAAAGTTATGTAAAACAAACCTTTCAAGCAAATCAGCAATGCGGGGCCCTGGAGACCTGCAAGGGTCATATATTGCAGAAGCCATAATTGAACAAGTAGCATCTTTTCTTTCTGTTGATGCCGATTCTGTGAGGGCCATAAATTTTCACACATATGATAGCCTTAAATTATTCTATGATGTCAGTGCAGGTGATCCTCTAGAATATACTTTAACTTCAATATGGGATAAGTTAGCCACATCTGCATGCTTTAACCAAAGGActcaaatgataaaagagtttaaTAGGTATAATATTTGGAAGAAAAGAGGTATATCTCGAATACCTTGTGTGTATGATGTGTCAATGAGGCCAACTCCTGGAAAAGTAAGCATTCTACATGATGGGTCTATTGTTGTTGAAGTTGGAGGAATAGAGCTGGGTCAGGGGCTTTGGACAAAGGTAAAACAAATGGCTGCATTTGCTCTCAGTTCAATCAAATATGATGGAGATGCAGACTTCTTGGATAAAATACGAGTCATACAAGCTGATACTTTGAGTTTAATTCAAGGAGGGATCACTGCTGGGAGCACTACATCTGAGTCGAGCTGTGAAGCAGTCAGACTTTGCTGTGAAGTACTGGTTGAGAGACTGATGCCTCTAAAGGAAAGGTTGCAGATGCAAACAGATTCAATAAGATGGGAGATGCTTATTCAAAAG GCATATTTGGAAGCTGTGAACTTATCAGTGAATTCTTTCTTCATTCCTGACTTTGCTTCAAAACAATACTTAAACTATGGTGCTGCAGTGAGCGAG GTGGAAGTAGACCTTCTGACAGGGCAAACAACAATTTTGAGATCAGATATTTTATATGATTGTGGGCAATCTCTCAACCCTGCTGTGGATTTAGGACAG ATTGAAGGAGCTTTTGTCCAAGGAATTGGGTTTTTCATGCTCGAAGAATACACAACAAACTCAGATGGATTGGTAGACACAGAAGGCACATGGACGTACAAGATCCCTACAATTGACACCATACCAAAGCAGCTCAATGTTGCATTACTTCACAGTGGACGTAACCCAAAACGTGTTCTCTCTTCCAAAG CTTCTGGTGAGCCACCATTACTCCTAGCAGCCTCAGTCCACTGTGCTACAAAAGCTGCTATTAGTGAAGCACGAAAACAGCTTCATTCATGGGGTTGCTTAGATGGCTCTCATTTAACATTCCAGGTGGGGGTTCCTGCCACCATGCCTATTGTGAAGGAGCTCTGTGGGCTGGACGTTGTAGAGAGGTACCTGCAGTGTAAAGTGGGCAGAAATTGA